A genomic stretch from Bordetella sp. N includes:
- a CDS encoding ABC transporter substrate-binding protein — translation MAAGTLGPLALAACSKSDDKPAAGAANAGGAAATPSGTTASASTSAGAPRTLTIAQGNDILSLDPANHGNNSTEASLVNIYEYLIDKDFSGESLVFKPRLAQSWSQDDPLTWTFRLRRDVTWHDGQPFTARDVQFTVERTQQNKKLINNAKFRTIAKVEVVDDYTVRIHTDAPDPLLLHSFVGNGAGILPRHALTAAAGEEAFFRKPIGTGPYRYDQWIKADRLILQAYPKWWGGKPKWDTVVVRAIPETTTRVSEFITGGVDIAVNVPPEDIARIKANAGTRIVAFDIARNLALHVRTGEGYATHDPRVREAIDLAIDRNALAKQVVEGYAVPTRGFYPSRIPGYDPALSKDLRYDPERARALLREAGHTEPVPIKLSSPSGRYVKDREISEAVAGYLQDAGFQVKLEVLDWTVYNNRMVGDNFGELYLWGMGSYTDGSTLFRDEWKRHYAWRDEEFEKLRVDVGRAPDEAHRIAIIQRGQEIIAGQRVRIGLVYPQAIYGIGQRVQFAGRFDEMIPAEDAVPV, via the coding sequence ATGGCCGCGGGGACGTTGGGGCCCCTGGCGTTGGCGGCCTGCTCGAAGAGCGATGACAAGCCGGCTGCCGGCGCCGCGAACGCGGGCGGCGCTGCGGCCACGCCTTCCGGGACCACCGCGTCAGCGTCAACGTCGGCGGGCGCGCCGCGCACGTTGACCATCGCGCAGGGCAATGACATTCTGTCGCTGGACCCGGCCAACCATGGCAACAACAGTACCGAAGCATCGCTGGTCAACATCTACGAATACCTCATCGACAAGGATTTCAGCGGTGAGTCCCTGGTGTTCAAGCCGCGCCTGGCGCAGTCGTGGTCGCAGGACGATCCGCTGACCTGGACCTTCCGCCTGCGCCGCGACGTGACCTGGCATGACGGCCAGCCTTTCACCGCGCGCGATGTGCAGTTCACGGTGGAGCGCACCCAGCAGAATAAGAAACTGATCAACAACGCCAAGTTCCGCACCATCGCCAAGGTCGAAGTCGTGGACGACTACACCGTGCGTATCCATACGGACGCGCCCGATCCCCTGTTGCTGCACAGCTTCGTCGGCAATGGCGCCGGCATTCTCCCGCGCCATGCCCTGACGGCGGCCGCCGGCGAAGAGGCATTCTTCCGCAAGCCAATCGGCACGGGACCTTACCGCTACGACCAGTGGATCAAGGCCGACCGCCTGATCCTGCAGGCCTATCCAAAATGGTGGGGCGGCAAGCCCAAGTGGGACACGGTGGTGGTGCGCGCCATCCCTGAAACCACCACCCGCGTTTCCGAGTTCATCACCGGTGGCGTCGACATCGCCGTCAACGTGCCGCCGGAAGACATCGCCCGTATCAAGGCCAATGCCGGGACCCGTATCGTCGCTTTCGACATCGCGCGCAATCTTGCCCTGCATGTGCGTACGGGTGAAGGCTATGCGACGCACGATCCGCGTGTGCGCGAAGCCATCGACCTGGCCATCGACCGCAATGCCTTGGCCAAGCAGGTGGTCGAAGGGTATGCCGTGCCGACGCGAGGTTTCTATCCATCGCGCATTCCGGGTTACGACCCGGCGCTGAGCAAGGACCTGCGCTACGACCCCGAACGCGCACGCGCGCTGCTGCGGGAAGCAGGCCATACGGAACCCGTACCGATCAAGCTGAGTTCGCCCAGCGGCCGCTACGTCAAGGACAGGGAGATATCCGAGGCGGTGGCGGGCTATCTGCAGGACGCCGGTTTCCAGGTCAAGCTGGAAGTGCTGGACTGGACGGTCTACAACAACCGCATGGTCGGCGACAACTTCGGCGAGCTTTATCTGTGGGGCATGGGTTCCTATACGGACGGTTCGACTTTGTTCCGCGACGAGTGGAAGCGGCATTACGCCTGGCGTGACGAGGAATTCGAGAAGCTGCGGGTCGACGTCGGGCGGGCGCCCGACGAAGCGCACCGCATTGCCATCATCCAGCGAGGGCAGGAGATCATTGCAGGACAAAGGGTGCGGATCGGTCTCGTCTATCCGCAGGCCATCTATGGCATCGGGCAGCGCGTCCAGTTCGCCGGCCGTTTCGATGAAATGATTCCGGCCGAGGACGCGGTTCCGGTATGA
- a CDS encoding ABC transporter permease, with translation MKLWVSRNARSGARRYALRALTQFVPVLYLVSLIVYILVYLTGDPSALLIPEDATEADRLALVAAWGLDQPWYVQYLRYMGNILTGDFGVSYRYGTSALPVVLERIPATLQLTAGALVVAVVIAIPAGVLAATRRNSTVDLLASGGAVLGKAMPNFWVGIMLILVFGVWLRVLPVSGSGGLSHLVLPALTLGLGFAADLTKLVRAGMLEALGQDYVRTALAKGIPWRVVVLRHALRNAWIPVLTMGSMHVIALLGGALVTETVFSWPGLGQLIVQAVYTKDMAVIQIAVFVVTLMTLSINLLTDLLYRWLDPRIRL, from the coding sequence ATGAAGCTCTGGGTGAGCCGCAATGCGCGCTCCGGCGCCAGGCGCTATGCCTTGCGGGCGCTGACGCAGTTCGTGCCGGTCCTGTACCTGGTTTCCCTGATCGTCTACATCCTGGTCTACCTGACCGGCGATCCCTCCGCGCTGCTGATCCCCGAGGACGCCACCGAGGCGGATCGGCTGGCGCTGGTGGCCGCCTGGGGGCTGGACCAGCCGTGGTACGTCCAGTACCTGCGCTACATGGGCAATATCCTGACCGGCGACTTCGGGGTGTCCTACCGCTATGGCACATCGGCCCTGCCCGTGGTGCTGGAGCGCATACCGGCGACCCTGCAGTTGACGGCGGGCGCGCTGGTGGTGGCGGTGGTCATCGCCATCCCTGCAGGGGTGCTCGCGGCCACGCGGCGCAATTCGACCGTCGACCTGCTGGCGTCCGGCGGCGCGGTGCTGGGCAAGGCCATGCCGAATTTCTGGGTGGGCATCATGTTGATCCTGGTGTTCGGCGTGTGGCTGCGCGTGCTGCCCGTGTCGGGCAGTGGCGGCTTGAGTCACCTGGTGCTGCCGGCCCTGACCCTGGGGCTGGGCTTCGCGGCCGACCTGACCAAGCTGGTGCGGGCCGGCATGCTGGAAGCGCTGGGACAGGACTATGTGCGCACGGCCCTAGCCAAGGGCATCCCCTGGCGGGTGGTGGTGTTGCGGCACGCCTTGCGCAATGCCTGGATACCGGTCCTGACCATGGGATCCATGCACGTGATCGCCTTGCTCGGCGGCGCGTTGGTGACCGAGACGGTGTTCTCCTGGCCCGGGCTGGGCCAGCTCATCGTGCAGGCCGTCTACACCAAGGACATGGCGGTAATACAGATCGCCGTGTTCGTCGTCACGCTGATGACCCTCTCCATCAACCTGCTCACCGATCTTCTGTATCGCTGGCTGGATCCGAGAATACGTCTATGA